In Pseudomonas grandcourensis, the DNA window TGGTGGCGATCGGCATTGCCGGTGAATCCGTTTATCGCCTGTTTCAGCCGACGACCGTGGCATTCACCGAAGCGACGGTGATTGCGGTGGTCGGGTTGGCAGTGAACATCGCCAGTGCCTTTTTGCTGGCGGGCGACCACGGTCATCATGGCCACGATCACGGACACAGCCATGACCACGGCCATCATCACCATCACGACAACAACCTGCGCTCGGCCTATGTCCATGTGTTGGCCGACGCCTTGACCTCGGTGCTGGCGATTGCCGCATTGCTGGCCGGGCGCTATCTGGGATGGGTGTGGCTGGACCCGGTGATGGGCATTGTGGGCGCCATCGTGATCGCGAAATGGGCCGTTGGATTGATGCGTGACAGCGCTGCGGTGTTGCTCGATGTCACGGATGAGCACGTTGCCGATGAAATTCGTGAACTGCTGGAGTCATCGGACGATGTGCGCATCAGCGATCTGCATGTCTGGCAGGTCGGCCCCCAGGCGCGGGCCGCGATTGTCAGCGTTGTGGCCGCGGCCAATGTCAGTGCCGACACCATTCGCGAACGCCTGGCGCCGGTCCATGAACTGTCGCACCTGACCGTCGAGTACCGCACGGCTTGAGCGGCTTTCGCTCAATCACTGAATAACGGAATCCGTCCATTCGTGGATGGGCGGTATTGCCGTTTCAGTTGCTCCAGTGCCGGTCGCATCGCCAGAAATTGCTTGAGCGTGGCACCTGCAATGCTCATCGCCAGGCGCTGCCCCGGGCATTGATGACGCCCCGCACCGAAGGTGAAGCTGCGCCGGTTCGGGCGGTCGAGCAGGAAGGTGTCGGGGTTGTCGTTGAGCTGCGGGTCGCGATTGGCCGAGGCCAGCAGCACCAGGATCACGTCGGTGGCGTTCAGCCTCACCCCGTCAACCTCGCAGGGGGCGGCGACGAAACGGCGGGTGTTCTGTACCGGCGGGTCGAAGCGCTGCACTTCGGCCAGCAGGTCTTCGACAGAGGTTGATTCGCTGCGCAGCGACGAATGATGAATCAAGGCCAACACGGTGCTGCCGATCAGCCCGGCAGTGGCCTCGAAGGTCTGGGAGCACAGGCCGATCAGGTTGGCGATCAGGGTTTGCGGTGCGCCGCAGGCGAAGCGCTGGCCGATACCTGCCAGCAAAGGGCTGTGGTTGTGCGGATCGTCGAGCAATTCGATGAAGTAACCGCTCAAGTGTTCGGCGGCAGCGTTGGCGGCGGTCAATTGTGCCGCGTCGCTCAAGGGCGACAGGCAGGCGACGAAATCCGCCGTCAACTCGCTGATGGCGCGGCCCTGGGCCGGGGTGAACCCCAACAACGCCGCCACCACGCACACCGGTCCACGAAACATGGCGTTGTACAGGCCAGCGGCATCCGCAGTCATCAATCGGGCGTTGACCAGAGCTTCGACTTCCCGTGTATCGATCAACTCCAGCCCCGGCGCAATCGCCGACCGTGGACAATGCTGGCGTTCACCTTCATTCATGCGCATCAATTGGCCGAACACCTGGCCGGCCATGCCATCGGCAATCACCCTGGGGACTGGCTCCTGCGCGGGGCGAACGTGGCAATCGGGATGGGCCAGCACGGCGGCCACCGCCCGGGCGCTACTGGCCACCCACAGGTTCAGCACCGGATGAAAAGCCAGCCCGCCCTCGGCACGCAGTTGTGCGTAGTAGGGATAAGGATCGGCATGGGTCGCAGCGATGATCGGGTCCATGGGTCACAGCCTTTTGTTGTTGGAAAGTGTTGCTACTATCTCCAGTCCGAAAGGGCATTGATTCGTCCGGGAGCGAAATATGAGCGCAGAACAACACGACATCGGCGTCTCGCAGGTGGCGGCAGCCATCGCTGAGCCGGCGCGGACGAAAATCCTCTGTTCGCTGATGGACGGCCACGCCCGTACCAGTACCGAACTGGCGGCGGTGGCCGAAGTCAGCGCGTCGACCGCCAGTGCCCACCTGGCCAAACTCAAGGAGCTGGCGCTGGTGCGGCTGCACGTCCAGGGACGTCACCGCTATTACAGCCTGGCGGACAAACGCGTGGCCCAGGCCCTGGAGGCACTGATGGTGATCGGCCAGTACGCCGCGCCGGGCTTCCGTGCGCGGACCCCGGATCGCCTGCAATTTGCCCGCACCTGCTACGACCACATGGCCGGCACCCTGGCGGTGCTGATGCATGACCGGATGCTCGAAGCGGGCTGGCTTGAGGAAACCGACGAACAGGCCTATCGCTTGAGCGACAGCGGTACGGCAATGTTTCAAGGGCTCGGGATCGAGGTGCAGGACTTGAGCACCTTGCGCCGCCGCTTTGCCTGCCCGTGCCTGGACTGGAGCATGCGCCGGCCACATCTGGGCGGGTCGCTGGGGGCGGCGTTGCTGCAAACGGCGCTCAAGCGCAAGTGGGTGACCCAGGATCTGGACAGTCGGGCGTTGGCGTTGACGGCGTTGGGGCGCAGGGAGATGGCAGGGCGGTTCGGGGTTGAGTTGCCCATTGAGCGCGATGGCAAAAGATCGCAGCCTGCGGCAGCTCCTACGGGGGTTGGGCGGCGGCCATTGTAGGCGCCGCCGCAGGCTGCAATCTTTTCATTCGGCCATGAAAAAGCCCCCCATCGGTCACCCGATGGGGGGCTTTTGTGCGTCTGGTGTCAGGTCAAACCTTGACGATCCAGCCCGCTGGCGCTTCGATATCGCCGGTTTGCACGCCGGTCAGCTCTTTGTAGAGCTTCTGGGTGACCGGGCCGACTTCGGTTTCGCTGTGGAACACGTGCAGGTGGTCGTTGTAGTCGATGCCGCCGATTGGCGTGATCACCGCGGCAGTACCGCAAGCGCCGGCTTCCTTGAAGTCGGAGAGCTTGTCGATGAGCACGTCGCCTTCGATCACTTCCAGGCCCAGACGAGTCTTGGCCAGCTCGATCAGCGACAGACGGGTGATGCCCGGCAGTACCGATGGCGAGTTCGGGGTCACGAACTTGTTGTCGTGGGTGATCCCGAAGAAGTTGGCCGAACCGACTTCCTCGATCTTGGTGTGGGTCATCGGATCCAGGTAGATGGCGTCGGCGAAGTGGGCTTTCTTGGCCTTGGAGCCCGGCATCAGGCTGGCGGCGTAGTTGCCACCGACCTTGGCGGCACCGGTGCCTTGTGGCGCGGCGCGGTCGTAGCTGGAGATCTGGAAGTTGTGCGGGGTCAGGCCGCCCTTGAAGTAGGCGCCGACCGGAATGCAGAAGATCGAGAAGATGAACTCGGGGGCGGTACGCACGCCGATGTTGTCACCCACGCCGATCACGAACGGGCGCAGGTACAGCGCGCCGCCGGTGCCGTAAGGCGGGATGAAACGTTCGTTGGCGCGGACCACTTCCTTGCAGGCTTCAATGAACTGCTCGGTTTCCACCTGCGGCATCAGCAGGCGGGCGCAGCTGCGCTGCATGCGCAGGGCGTTCTGGTCCGGGCGGAACAGGTTGATCGAGCCGTCCTTGCAACGATAGGCCTTCATGCCTTCGAAGCATTGCTGGCCATAGTGAAGGGCTGTGGAGCCTTCGCTGATGTGCAGCACGTTATCTTCGGTCAGGGTGCCTTTGTCCCACTCGCCATTGCGAAAGTACGACAGATAGCGCTTGTCGGTCTTGATGTAGTCAAAACCCAGCTTGTCCCAATTGATGCT includes these proteins:
- the dmeF gene encoding CDF family Co(II)/Ni(II) efflux transporter DmeF; the encoded protein is MKQTPQASRFAHDHVFLGASHDENARRTLWVVALTFVMMIGEIAAGYITGSMALLADGFHMATHAGALGIAAAAYGFARRNANNARYSFGTGKVGDLAGFASAMVLGLVAIGIAGESVYRLFQPTTVAFTEATVIAVVGLAVNIASAFLLAGDHGHHGHDHGHSHDHGHHHHHDNNLRSAYVHVLADALTSVLAIAALLAGRYLGWVWLDPVMGIVGAIVIAKWAVGLMRDSAAVLLDVTDEHVADEIRELLESSDDVRISDLHVWQVGPQARAAIVSVVAAANVSADTIRERLAPVHELSHLTVEYRTA
- a CDS encoding cytochrome P450, producing the protein MDPIIAATHADPYPYYAQLRAEGGLAFHPVLNLWVASSARAVAAVLAHPDCHVRPAQEPVPRVIADGMAGQVFGQLMRMNEGERQHCPRSAIAPGLELIDTREVEALVNARLMTADAAGLYNAMFRGPVCVVAALLGFTPAQGRAISELTADFVACLSPLSDAAQLTAANAAAEHLSGYFIELLDDPHNHSPLLAGIGQRFACGAPQTLIANLIGLCSQTFEATAGLIGSTVLALIHHSSLRSESTSVEDLLAEVQRFDPPVQNTRRFVAAPCEVDGVRLNATDVILVLLASANRDPQLNDNPDTFLLDRPNRRSFTFGAGRHQCPGQRLAMSIAGATLKQFLAMRPALEQLKRQYRPSTNGRIPLFSD
- a CDS encoding metalloregulator ArsR/SmtB family transcription factor; its protein translation is MSAEQHDIGVSQVAAAIAEPARTKILCSLMDGHARTSTELAAVAEVSASTASAHLAKLKELALVRLHVQGRHRYYSLADKRVAQALEALMVIGQYAAPGFRARTPDRLQFARTCYDHMAGTLAVLMHDRMLEAGWLEETDEQAYRLSDSGTAMFQGLGIEVQDLSTLRRRFACPCLDWSMRRPHLGGSLGAALLQTALKRKWVTQDLDSRALALTALGRREMAGRFGVELPIERDGKRSQPAAAPTGVGRRPL
- a CDS encoding branched-chain amino acid aminotransferase, whose product is MGNESINWDKLGFDYIKTDKRYLSYFRNGEWDKGTLTEDNVLHISEGSTALHYGQQCFEGMKAYRCKDGSINLFRPDQNALRMQRSCARLLMPQVETEQFIEACKEVVRANERFIPPYGTGGALYLRPFVIGVGDNIGVRTAPEFIFSIFCIPVGAYFKGGLTPHNFQISSYDRAAPQGTGAAKVGGNYAASLMPGSKAKKAHFADAIYLDPMTHTKIEEVGSANFFGITHDNKFVTPNSPSVLPGITRLSLIELAKTRLGLEVIEGDVLIDKLSDFKEAGACGTAAVITPIGGIDYNDHLHVFHSETEVGPVTQKLYKELTGVQTGDIEAPAGWIVKV